TCGCCGCTGGTCGCCGACTACATGCGGGTCTACTCGATCGGCCTCGCGGGCGTGTTCGGTTTCGCCGTCTTCATGGCGCTCATGCGCGGGTACGGAGATACGATCACTCCGATGTACGTGATGGCCGGGTCGGTCGCCCTCAACGTCGTCCTCGACCCGATCCTCATCTTCGGGTTCGAGAACAACCCTCTGTTCGGCCTCCTCGGAGCCGGCGGCCTCGAGGCCACCCTCTTCGAACTGACGGGCTACGCCGGGTCGGGAATCGAGGGCGCTGCGATCGCGACAGTGTTCTCGCGTGCATTGGCGTTCGCCGTCGGCCTCGCAATCATGTTCCGGGGCGACCGGGGCGTGAAGATCCGGCTGACGCAGATGGCTCCAGATCTCACGTTCGGTCGGAAGATCGTCGACATCGGACTCCCGGCGTCGATCGAGGGCACCGCCCGCTCGCTGTCGATCAACCTGCTGCTGTTCGTGCTGGCCGCGTTCCCGGCGGAGATCAGCGCCGCCTACGGAATCGGGACTCGGATCTTCTCGGTCGTCTTCCTCCCGGCGCTGGCGGTCTCGCAGGGGATCGAGACGATGACCGGCCAGAACATCGGTGCGGGGAAACAGGACCGAGCCGCCGCGACGAATCACTTCGGTGCCCGCGCCATGCTCGTCATCCTCTCCGGCGTCGGACTCGTCACGCTGGTGGCCGCGCGGCCGATCGCCTCCGTCTTCACGAACGACCCGGCGGTCGTCGCCGAGAGTGCGACGTTCCTCCGGTACGCCGCCCTGACGTTCGGGTTCATGGGCGTCATGCGCGCCTACACCGGCGGCTTCCGCGGTGCCGGTCACACGATGATCGCCGCCGTCGTCTCGGTCGTGACGCTCGGCCTCGTCCGATTGCCCGTCGCCTGGATCGGCTCGTCGGCGATCGGATCCACCGGGCTCTGGATCGCGTTCCCGATCTCGAACGCGATCGGCGCGATCGTCGCGTATTGCTGGTTCAAGCGCGGGACGTGGCGGTCGACGGATCTCACAGAGCGGAATCTCGGTTCCGACGCTCCCGGGACGGATACCTCGTCGTCAGACGACTGAGACCAACGACTTGAGGACGCGTTCGCTTGACTTTCTCGGCGGCCTTGTACCGAATCTGAGCGTGCATCTTCGCAAATCCCCAGCCGTGTAGACGGCGGTTCATGAACGCGCCGTAGTCCATGTTCTCACTGATGTGCGTCAAGTTCAATGAACCAGAACTGGATCTGTGTTTCGAGGATCTCTCTCGACAAGAAGAGCCCGAACAACGTGCCGCGGGCAGGTATATGTTCGAAGCGATTCGAACTCACCGGCTGATTTTTCTTTTCGGTCATTACAGATACTTGTATGGCTGAGACTGTCGAATATCAGTGGATGACGGTGTGGACAGACGCGAGTGTGACTCCGTATCGAGTGGAGACACCAGCGGCGAGACCAGGTCGAATGCTGTCGTCACCGGCGGTGATCGACGGATGAGTCTCCGTGACCGGCTCTGGACCGGGTTTCAACTCGCGGGTGGCAGCGTCGCAGTGCTTCGTGCGAACCCGGGGTTAACCGTCTATCCACTCGTGGGTGGTGTTGCAACCGTCGCGTACCTCGTCACTGTCCTCGGCGGATTCGTCACACTGGGTGGATCGGAATCGCTCGCCTTCGTGATTGCACTGCTGGTGGGCGCATATGCGGGATCGATGTTTCTCGTCTCGTTTAGCATTGCCGCGCTCGTCTGGGCGAGCAGAGAGACGTTTGCCGGCCGATCGCCGTCAGTGCGTGACGCATTTCGCGTCGCTGCCGACCATATCTGGGCCCTTCTGGTGTGGTCGCTCCTGAGTGCGTTCGTTGGCCTCGCGCTCCAAATCCTTGAGGAGTCC
This genomic interval from Haloterrigena sp. KLK7 contains the following:
- a CDS encoding MATE family efflux transporter, whose amino-acid sequence is MGVRRIVDSLFKDSDEFDLTSGGIGKPLFYLSLPIIVQNLFQVTYNLADTFWLGRHSTASLSAISFAFPMVFLMISLALGLSVAGSVLVAQHVGAGNERQAEYAASQTMAYAVVASIVLGVVGYAFVDEFLVILGTGPEISPLVADYMRVYSIGLAGVFGFAVFMALMRGYGDTITPMYVMAGSVALNVVLDPILIFGFENNPLFGLLGAGGLEATLFELTGYAGSGIEGAAIATVFSRALAFAVGLAIMFRGDRGVKIRLTQMAPDLTFGRKIVDIGLPASIEGTARSLSINLLLFVLAAFPAEISAAYGIGTRIFSVVFLPALAVSQGIETMTGQNIGAGKQDRAAATNHFGARAMLVILSGVGLVTLVAARPIASVFTNDPAVVAESATFLRYAALTFGFMGVMRAYTGGFRGAGHTMIAAVVSVVTLGLVRLPVAWIGSSAIGSTGLWIAFPISNAIGAIVAYCWFKRGTWRSTDLTERNLGSDAPGTDTSSSDD